In Streptomyces sp. NBC_00483, a single window of DNA contains:
- a CDS encoding LysR family transcriptional regulator, which produces MELRHLTAFTAVAEELHFGRAAKRLQMAQPPLSQQIRQLEKELGVQLFERNTRSVRLTSAGESFLEPVRTVLADLDTAVRAAKAAGRGEFGRVTIGFAGASSHETLPRLTRAVRAAHPAIELVMKGQTYANVALDRVADGSLDLGFVRLPVTQPGVAHRVIDEEELLCALPSDHHLATRDKIPIGILAEEPFVSFPANAGSTVRDAMVETCEAAGFNPRVVQEAPDSYTILALVAAGVGVTLTVSSVRHIQQTGLVYRPLAGEPIRRQAALAWRADNPSAALRAVLEVCEEALPTPGSAD; this is translated from the coding sequence GTGGAGCTGCGTCATCTCACCGCGTTCACCGCCGTCGCCGAGGAGCTCCACTTCGGCCGGGCCGCCAAGCGGCTGCAGATGGCGCAGCCGCCGCTGAGCCAGCAGATCCGGCAGCTGGAGAAGGAGCTCGGCGTCCAGCTCTTCGAGCGCAACACCCGCTCCGTGCGCCTCACCAGCGCGGGGGAGTCCTTCCTCGAACCCGTACGCACCGTGCTCGCCGACCTCGACACGGCGGTGCGGGCGGCGAAGGCGGCCGGGCGCGGGGAGTTCGGCCGGGTCACGATCGGGTTCGCGGGCGCCTCCAGCCACGAGACACTGCCCCGGCTCACCCGTGCCGTGCGGGCCGCGCACCCGGCCATCGAACTGGTCATGAAGGGCCAGACGTACGCCAACGTCGCGCTCGACCGGGTCGCGGACGGCTCCCTCGACCTCGGCTTCGTGCGGCTCCCGGTGACCCAGCCGGGTGTGGCCCACCGGGTCATCGACGAGGAGGAGCTGCTGTGCGCGCTGCCCTCCGACCACCACCTCGCAACGCGCGACAAGATCCCCATCGGCATCCTCGCCGAGGAGCCCTTCGTCTCCTTCCCCGCGAACGCCGGGTCCACGGTCCGTGACGCGATGGTGGAGACCTGCGAGGCCGCCGGGTTCAACCCGCGTGTGGTGCAGGAGGCCCCCGACTCGTACACGATCCTGGCGCTCGTGGCGGCCGGTGTCGGTGTCACGCTCACGGTGTCCTCGGTCCGGCACATCCAGCAGACCGGGCTCGTCTATCGGCCCCTCGCGGGAGAGCCCATCCGGCGCCAGGCGGCCCTTGCCTGGCGGGCCGACAACCCCTCCGCCGCTCTACGTGCGGTGCTCGAGGTCTGCGAGGAGGCGCTGCCGACTCCCGGAAGCGCCGATTGA
- a CDS encoding CoA transferase subunit A yields the protein MSMKEAIATFVHDGATVSIEGFTHLVPTAAGHEIIRQGRRDLTVVRMTADIVVDQMLAAGCVSRLVSSFVGNSSAGSLGELRRRIERADPAPLAFEEYSHYGMICRYLAGSQRLPFFPLRSYGGSDLPGINNALQKVTSPYPGPDGEPEQIYVVPPVNPDVTIIHAQRADRRGNTQIWGLTGIQAEAVYAADKAIVVVEELVEDEVVRSDPNRTLVPAHAVDAVVVCPRGAHPSFAQGYYDRDNAFYRAWSGISKDPQRLQEWLAEWVYGTADHAEYVAKQGEEFWAGLAVGEALSEPVNYGRRL from the coding sequence ATGTCGATGAAGGAGGCCATCGCCACCTTTGTGCACGACGGCGCCACCGTCAGCATCGAGGGCTTCACCCACCTCGTCCCCACCGCCGCAGGACACGAGATCATCCGGCAGGGCCGCAGGGACCTCACGGTCGTCCGGATGACCGCGGACATCGTCGTGGACCAGATGCTCGCCGCAGGCTGCGTCTCGCGCCTCGTCTCCTCCTTCGTCGGCAACTCCTCCGCGGGTTCGCTCGGTGAGCTGCGCCGCAGGATCGAGCGGGCGGACCCGGCGCCGCTCGCCTTCGAGGAGTACAGCCACTACGGGATGATCTGCCGCTACCTCGCCGGCTCCCAGCGCCTCCCGTTCTTCCCGCTGCGCTCGTACGGCGGCAGCGACCTCCCCGGCATCAACAACGCGCTACAGAAGGTGACTTCGCCCTACCCCGGCCCGGACGGCGAACCCGAGCAGATCTACGTGGTGCCGCCCGTGAACCCGGACGTCACGATCATCCACGCGCAGCGCGCCGACCGTCGCGGCAACACCCAGATCTGGGGCCTCACCGGCATCCAGGCCGAGGCGGTGTACGCGGCCGACAAGGCGATCGTCGTGGTCGAGGAACTCGTCGAGGACGAGGTGGTCCGCTCGGACCCCAACCGCACGCTCGTCCCGGCCCACGCCGTGGACGCCGTCGTCGTCTGCCCGCGCGGCGCGCACCCGTCGTTCGCGCAGGGCTATTACGACCGGGACAACGCCTTCTACCGCGCCTGGTCGGGCATCAGCAAGGACCCGCAGCGCCTCCAGGAATGGCTGGCGGAGTGGGTGTACGGAACGGCCGACCACGCCGAGTACGTCGCCAAGCAGGGCGAGGAGTTCTGGGCGGGCCTCGCGGTCGGCGAGGCCCTCAGCGAACCGGTGAACTACGGACGGCGACTGTGA
- a CDS encoding CoA-transferase subunit beta → MTAATPGTAEAVTSSELLSVVASRELAARRTVFAGIGLPTLATELAHLTVAPQIEVVYESGVCGAHPSHLPETIADAVLISGAEAVLSMPALFGCVLQGGHIDVGFLGAAQIDRWGNLNTSVIGDWESPSVRLPGSGGGVEVMANSREVFVVMRRHNPRSFTETLDFCTTPGPDRALAEGIRPLGVGVTRVITELGILAREGVGEELRLTAVHPGVTVEQVKEATGWDLKVADHVDTVEPPSAAELRLLREDVDPGRVYLR, encoded by the coding sequence ATGACTGCTGCCACGCCCGGGACCGCCGAGGCGGTCACCTCTTCGGAGCTGCTCTCCGTCGTCGCCTCACGCGAACTGGCCGCCCGCCGCACGGTGTTCGCCGGCATCGGCCTTCCCACCCTCGCCACCGAACTGGCACACCTGACGGTCGCCCCGCAGATCGAGGTCGTGTACGAGTCCGGGGTGTGCGGCGCCCACCCCTCGCACCTGCCGGAGACCATCGCGGACGCCGTGCTCATCTCGGGCGCGGAGGCGGTGCTCTCGATGCCGGCCCTGTTCGGCTGCGTGCTGCAGGGCGGACACATCGACGTCGGCTTCCTCGGCGCCGCGCAGATCGACCGCTGGGGCAACCTCAACACCTCGGTCATCGGGGACTGGGAGAGCCCGTCGGTGCGGCTGCCGGGATCCGGCGGCGGCGTCGAGGTGATGGCCAACTCCCGTGAGGTCTTCGTCGTGATGCGCCGCCACAACCCGCGCTCGTTCACCGAGACCCTCGACTTCTGCACCACGCCAGGACCCGACCGCGCGCTCGCGGAGGGCATCCGGCCGCTGGGCGTCGGTGTCACGCGTGTCATCACCGAGCTGGGCATCCTGGCCCGCGAGGGCGTCGGCGAGGAACTGCGGCTGACCGCCGTCCACCCCGGTGTCACGGTCGAGCAGGTGAAGGAGGCGACGGGCTGGGACCTGAAGGTCGCCGACCACGTCGACACGGTGGAGCCGCCGAGCGCGGCGGAGCTGCGCCTGCTGCGCGAGGACGTCGACCCCGGCCGGGTCTATCTCCGCTGA
- a CDS encoding 3-hydroxyacyl-CoA dehydrogenase: protein MRIRIVGAGAMGRGIAQWAASAGHTVELGDVRAEAVREAVDFVRSMLDRAVAKGRMTAEDSAAAVARLVPLDDPWAPGPDVELVVEAVREDLDTKAEVFGKLEQALPATAVFATNTSSLSVTRIAATLKDPTRLAGLHFFNPVPLMRIVEVVPGAATRPELPPLLTELVESCGHRAVTVADTPGFLVNHAGRGLVTEALALLEESVARPADIDRVARDVLGLRMGPFELMDLTGLDVTAAVIDSIWQGFRHEPRLRPSYLTPNRVTAGLLGRKTGQGWYAYGPETSNSPEEPVSGDADRPVHVAGGGEDAGALRDALTAAGASVEHDGRPSPEALVLVPVWGTTVADAIAAHELPAARTFGVDPLSVASDRRVLSMTPAADPTAARDARAVLARGEHTVTIARDTAGSVAQRLLASVVSVAASIAERGLAAPADIDLAVTLGLGYPTGPLAWGDRVGAARMLDLQRSLHATTGDPRHRPTRWLTERALLGLPLTHPGTTPEDCLG, encoded by the coding sequence ATGCGTATCAGGATCGTCGGCGCCGGAGCCATGGGCCGCGGCATCGCCCAGTGGGCGGCGAGCGCCGGGCACACCGTCGAGCTGGGCGACGTCCGGGCGGAGGCGGTGCGGGAGGCGGTGGACTTCGTACGGTCGATGCTGGACCGCGCGGTGGCCAAGGGCCGCATGACCGCCGAGGACAGCGCGGCGGCCGTGGCACGGCTGGTCCCGCTGGACGACCCCTGGGCGCCGGGCCCCGACGTGGAGCTGGTGGTCGAGGCCGTACGGGAGGACCTGGACACGAAGGCGGAGGTCTTCGGGAAACTGGAGCAGGCCCTCCCGGCCACCGCCGTCTTCGCGACCAACACGTCCTCCCTGTCGGTGACGCGGATCGCGGCGACGCTCAAGGACCCGACGCGCCTCGCGGGCCTGCACTTCTTCAACCCCGTTCCGCTGATGCGCATCGTGGAGGTGGTGCCGGGCGCCGCCACCCGCCCCGAACTCCCGCCCCTTCTTACGGAGTTGGTCGAGAGCTGCGGGCATCGCGCGGTGACGGTGGCCGACACCCCCGGCTTTCTGGTCAACCACGCGGGGCGCGGTCTGGTGACCGAGGCGCTCGCGCTCCTGGAGGAGTCGGTGGCGCGGCCCGCGGACATCGACCGCGTGGCGCGCGATGTACTGGGGCTGCGGATGGGCCCGTTCGAGCTGATGGACCTCACCGGGCTCGATGTCACGGCGGCGGTCATCGACTCGATCTGGCAGGGCTTCCGCCACGAGCCCCGGCTCCGCCCGTCCTACCTCACACCGAACCGGGTGACGGCAGGACTGCTCGGCCGCAAGACCGGGCAGGGCTGGTACGCGTACGGTCCCGAGACATCGAACTCCCCCGAGGAGCCGGTGTCGGGCGACGCGGACCGCCCGGTCCACGTCGCGGGCGGGGGCGAGGACGCGGGGGCCCTGCGGGACGCGCTGACGGCGGCCGGTGCCTCCGTGGAGCACGACGGCCGCCCCTCCCCCGAAGCCCTTGTCCTCGTCCCGGTCTGGGGCACGACCGTGGCCGACGCGATCGCCGCCCACGAACTCCCCGCCGCGCGCACGTTCGGCGTGGACCCGCTGTCCGTGGCGAGCGACCGCCGTGTGCTGTCGATGACCCCGGCGGCCGACCCGACCGCCGCACGCGACGCGCGCGCGGTGCTGGCCCGCGGCGAACACACCGTCACCATCGCCCGTGACACCGCGGGTTCGGTGGCCCAGCGCCTCCTCGCCTCCGTGGTGTCGGTCGCCGCGTCGATCGCCGAGCGCGGGCTGGCCGCCCCGGCGGACATCGACCTGGCGGTGACGCTCGGCCTCGGCTACCCCACGGGACCGCTGGCCTGGGGCGACCGCGTCGGCGCCGCCCGCATGCTTGACCTTCAGCGGTCCCTGCACGCCACGACGGGCGATCCCCGCCACCGCCCGACCCGCTGGCTCACCGAACGCGCCCTGCTGGGGCTGCCGTTGACCCACCCGGGCACGACACCCGAGGACTGCCTCGGCTGA
- the manD gene encoding D-mannonate dehydratase ManD — protein MSSTITSAEVFVTCPGRNYVTLKITTSDGVTGIGDATLNGRELAVASYLRDHVCPTLIGKDPARIEHLWQYLYKGAYWRRGPVTMTAIAAVDVALWDIKGKVAGLPVYQLLGGAARDGVTVYGHASGNTIPELLDDVRRFRDKGFRAVRAQAAVPGLERVYGMRKGDGDTYEPADGNLPTEEVWDTGAYLDFVPEYMAAVREEFGYGFHLLHDVHHRLSPIEAGRLGKSLEPYRMFWIEDPTPAEDQEAFRLIRQHTTTPLAVGEIFNSIWDCQHLITNRLIDYIRASVSHAGGITHLRRIFSLAELYGVRSGSHGAGDLSPASFAAALHLDLTVPNFGMQEYMAHLPGYEEVFHTSWTFEDGLMHPGDRPGIGVEFDEKAAERFPYERKYLPVNRLRDGGVHDW, from the coding sequence ATGTCCTCCACCATCACCTCCGCCGAGGTCTTCGTCACCTGCCCCGGCCGCAACTACGTCACCCTGAAGATCACCACCTCCGACGGTGTCACCGGCATCGGCGACGCCACCCTCAACGGCCGGGAACTGGCCGTCGCCTCCTACCTGCGCGACCACGTCTGCCCCACGCTCATCGGCAAGGACCCGGCCCGCATCGAGCACCTGTGGCAGTACCTCTACAAGGGCGCCTACTGGCGGCGCGGGCCGGTCACCATGACGGCGATAGCCGCCGTGGACGTGGCGCTCTGGGACATCAAGGGGAAGGTCGCGGGGCTTCCCGTCTACCAGCTGCTCGGCGGCGCCGCCCGCGACGGTGTCACCGTCTACGGCCACGCCAGCGGCAACACCATCCCCGAACTCCTCGACGACGTAAGGCGGTTCCGCGACAAGGGCTTCCGCGCGGTCCGCGCCCAGGCGGCGGTGCCCGGCCTGGAGCGCGTCTACGGCATGCGCAAGGGCGACGGGGACACCTACGAGCCCGCCGACGGCAACCTGCCGACCGAGGAGGTCTGGGACACCGGCGCCTACCTGGACTTTGTGCCTGAATATATGGCCGCCGTCCGCGAGGAGTTCGGCTACGGCTTCCACCTGCTGCACGACGTGCACCACCGGCTCTCCCCGATCGAGGCCGGCCGACTGGGCAAGTCCCTTGAGCCGTACCGCATGTTCTGGATCGAGGACCCGACGCCGGCCGAGGACCAGGAGGCCTTCAGGCTCATCCGGCAGCACACCACGACGCCGCTCGCGGTCGGCGAGATCTTCAACTCGATCTGGGACTGCCAGCACCTCATCACCAACCGGCTGATCGACTACATCCGCGCCTCCGTCTCCCACGCGGGCGGCATCACGCACCTGCGCAGGATCTTCTCGCTCGCCGAGCTGTACGGGGTGCGCTCCGGTTCGCACGGCGCGGGCGACCTCTCCCCGGCGTCGTTCGCCGCCGCGCTCCACCTCGACCTGACGGTCCCGAACTTCGGCATGCAGGAGTACATGGCCCACCTCCCCGGCTACGAGGAGGTGTTCCACACGTCCTGGACCTTCGAGGACGGCCTGATGCACCCCGGCGACCGCCCCGGCATCGGCGTCGAGTTCGACGAGAAGGCCGCCGAGCGGTTCCCGTACGAGCGCAAGTACCTGCCGGTGAACCGGCTGCGGGACGGGGGCGTGCACGACTGGTGA
- a CDS encoding mannitol dehydrogenase family protein, which produces MTTAQHRAVPRLTRAALPVAGLKLPPLTPESGIVHLGLGNFHRAHQAVYTADALRHTEGPWGITGVSTTPGTRPRPVIEGMAAQDGLYTVLTLHRDGAVAASVPGVHHTGLVADGQGADVVAAIGADTTRIVSLTVTEKGYTFGADGRLDLDDPLVHADLAGGTPRTTVGLIARGLQQRLRTGAPPVTLLSCDNLMDNGARLRSLLGEFIAALPAAEREGLQAYADASVSTPNSMVDRIAPATTGEHRALAARAFGVRDTVPVPAEPYRLWVMQDDFRAGRPAWEHAGAVFTKDVGPYELMKLRLLNGAHSLLAYLGLLRGHRSIDQAVGDELLGGVVEFAMREEILPTVPEPDGMPGATYIDELLDRFANPALGHRTAQVGSDGSLKIPVRWAGPLTESLAAGRVPRVLALGFAAYVRVITADDAYDERNLGTVHDGARARLAELASRATGPDGKARLLLAEGGLLPQEAAQHEEFANAVAEFARILDAHGAEAALRAAARD; this is translated from the coding sequence GTGACCACCGCCCAGCACCGCGCGGTGCCGCGCCTGACCCGGGCCGCGCTCCCGGTGGCAGGCCTCAAACTGCCGCCGCTGACCCCCGAGTCCGGCATCGTCCACCTCGGCCTCGGCAACTTCCACCGCGCCCACCAGGCGGTGTACACCGCCGACGCGCTGCGGCACACCGAAGGGCCGTGGGGGATCACCGGTGTGTCCACCACGCCCGGCACCCGGCCCCGGCCGGTGATCGAGGGCATGGCCGCGCAGGACGGCCTCTACACCGTGCTCACCCTGCACCGCGACGGCGCCGTCGCCGCGAGTGTGCCCGGCGTGCACCACACGGGCCTGGTCGCCGACGGGCAGGGCGCGGACGTGGTCGCCGCCATCGGCGCGGACACCACCCGCATCGTCTCCCTCACGGTCACGGAGAAGGGCTACACGTTCGGCGCGGACGGCCGCCTCGACCTCGACGACCCGCTCGTCCACGCCGACCTCGCGGGCGGTACCCCGCGCACCACGGTCGGCCTGATCGCACGCGGCCTGCAACAGCGGCTCCGGACCGGCGCCCCGCCCGTGACGCTCCTCAGCTGCGACAACCTCATGGACAACGGGGCCCGACTCCGGTCCCTGCTCGGCGAGTTCATCGCCGCTCTGCCCGCCGCCGAGCGCGAGGGCCTCCAGGCGTACGCCGACGCCTCCGTGTCGACACCGAACAGCATGGTCGACCGGATCGCGCCCGCGACCACCGGCGAGCACCGCGCCCTGGCCGCCCGCGCGTTCGGCGTCCGCGACACCGTGCCGGTGCCCGCGGAGCCGTACAGACTGTGGGTGATGCAGGACGACTTCCGTGCGGGGCGGCCCGCGTGGGAGCACGCGGGCGCGGTGTTCACCAAGGACGTCGGCCCGTACGAGCTGATGAAGCTGCGCCTCCTCAACGGCGCGCACTCCCTGCTCGCCTACCTCGGGCTGCTGCGCGGGCACCGCTCCATCGACCAGGCGGTGGGCGACGAACTCCTCGGCGGGGTCGTCGAGTTCGCGATGCGCGAGGAGATCCTGCCGACCGTCCCCGAACCGGACGGCATGCCCGGCGCGACGTACATCGACGAACTCCTCGACCGCTTCGCCAACCCGGCGCTCGGCCACCGCACCGCCCAGGTCGGCTCCGACGGCTCCCTGAAGATCCCCGTGCGCTGGGCCGGGCCCCTCACCGAGTCACTGGCCGCCGGACGTGTGCCGCGCGTGCTCGCGCTCGGTTTCGCCGCCTACGTACGGGTGATCACGGCCGACGACGCGTACGACGAGCGGAACCTGGGCACCGTCCACGACGGCGCCCGAGCCCGCCTCGCCGAGCTGGCGTCCCGCGCGACCGGACCCGACGGGAAGGCCCGCCTGCTGCTCGCCGAAGGCGGCCTGCTGCCCCAAGAGGCCGCCCAACACGAGGAGTTCGCGAACGCCGTCGCCGAGTTCGCACGAATTCTGGACGCGCACGGGGCCGAAGCCGCGCTGCGGGCCGCCGCCCGCGACTGA